CGATACAGGATTTTATTTCAGAGATATTACCTGCAATACCGATTTGCAGTACGAATTTGAAGGAAATATTTCCCCTTACAAAAAAATCGAAGTTGGAAGGGTTGTAAATTACTTTAAAAAAGTAGGCGTTGCAGAAATCACCCTTATTGATGATTTAAAAGTTGGAGATAGTGTTTTGATAACTGGGCCGACCACAGGATGCGTTGAAGAAAAAATTGAATCGATGCAGGTCGAAGGCGAAAACATTAACTCTGCTAAAAAAGGTCAGAATGTTGGAATCAAACTTGAAAATTTAGTAAGGGAAAATGACAAAATTTACATTCTAAAAGACGAATAATTTAGTTTTTAAATTAAAATTCCGAAATTAGTACAGCTAAATTTTTATATCTAGAAGTATGAATTATGAATATAAATCTTATGGTGATTATATGAAAGAAGACAAGATGTCCAAATTTGCACATATTACAAGCGTACACCCATGTTACAATGAAAAACTCCACCACAAAATCGGCAGGGTTCACTTGCCAGTTGCGCCAAAATGTAACATCGCATGCAGATTCTGTAAAAGATGTATTGGAAAAGAATCAGTCTGTGAAGATAGACCTGGAGTTTCACACCACATTATGAAACCAGCAGAGGTAGAAAACTACCTAAACGGATTATTGGAAGAAAGTCCAAACATTAAAGTTGCAGGAATTGCTGGACCAGGAGACAGTTTATTCAATGAAGAAACTTTCGAAACTTTGGCAATAATACAGGAAAAATTCCCAGATTTAGTCAGATGTCTTTCAACAAACGGGCTTTTACTTCCAAAATATGCTGAAAGATTGGCAGACCTTGGGGTAAAAACAGTAACAGTAACTGTAAATGCGGTAGATCCAAAAATTCAGGCACAAATTGTTGACTGGGTATACTACGAAGGAAAAGTTTACCGTGGAGAAGAAGGTGCTGAAATACTGATCAAAAACCAGATTGAAGGAGTTAAAAAACTAGCAGAATTGGGCGTTGCAGTTAAAATTAACACGGTATTGATTCCTGAAATAAACATGGATCATATTGTGGAAATTGCAAAAACTTTCGAAAAAGATGCGTTCATTCACAACGTAATTCCTTTAATTCCAATGTACAAAATGGAAAACTTGAGAAAACCAACCTGCGATGAAATAAGCGGTGTAAGGGATAGTGCAGAAGAATACCTCCACCAATTCAGAGCATGCCAACAGTGCAGGGCTGATGCCGTAGGGCTTGTAACCGAGCACAAAACTATTGGAGAAAAAGGTAAGGAGTTAAATATTTACGACTTAAAACACTTCTCACACTAAACTTCTTTTTTTAAATTCTATTTTTTAACCACAAGGTATAAATGATACTTTTTAAAGATAAAGGCTAAGATAAGAAACATGATTTTTAAAGGTGTTATTTATGGAAAATGTAGTAATTACCGTCGTTGGTGTTGATAAACCCGGTATCGTTGCAGCAGTTACAAAAGTTCTCGCAGAAAACAGTGCAAATATCGTAGATATCAGGCAGACAATCATGGAAGACTTGTTCACAATGATTATGCTTGTAGATATCTCCAAAATAAGTTCAGACTTTTCAGAATTAAATGCGGCTCTTGATAAACTTGGATCAGAAATCGGAGTTAAAATAAATGTGCAACACGAAAACATATTTAAATACATGCACAGAATTTAATTTTTTAAAAAATACTTTTTTTAAACTTTAAACTAAAAATTAAAAAAGAATTAATATTTGAAGTAATTATTTGAAGTTTTTGAGTTCTTCCTGAAGTTTTATTGCCTCATTCATCCATTCTTCTTCGATTGGCTTTTCTGATGCAACCATAACTACAGTTTTATCCCGAATTGTTTTTCTAACCCTCATTCCTTCAGGAAAAACACGGTTCATAAAATCAAGGACTCTATCGACAAAATCATCCTTTGCATCGTGAATTACCATGTTTAAATCAACCTCAGAATCCGTAACAATCTCAAATCTTGAAGGCTGGTCCATAACATTTATTTTTGATAAAAGTTCAGTTGCGTAAGTTTCATCGTCAATTATTAATTTAGTTATTTTTTTTCCGTTCGATTCCTTTGCTTCATCTATTGTTGCAATATCCCTCAATCTTATCAATTTTGAAGTTGATTTTGGCAGAATTCCAATTATAAAATATGGAACATCTTGCTTACAGATCATTTTTGTCTTTATGATAGATTTTCCCAAAACGAGGTCTTCGAGAGATGTTTGAATAATTCTTTCGTAAATTGCTTTTCCAGCTTCGTCATTGCATTCGACATCGATATAAGCCATATTACCCCTGAATCTTAAAAATGGATGATTATTTTCTTAAAGTAATATATTGCAAAAATAGTATATAAATAAAGTCTTAGCCACCAGATACAATTGGAACCAGTCTTAAAGTATCGTTTTCAGAAAGAGTATCTGTTTCAGAAAGAATTTCGCCATTTCTAACAACAAGATTGTCTTTTATTTTCATTTTTTCGATGAAATCTCTTAACTTTGCATTTTCTGGCAGTTCAATTTCGGACATTTCTCCTGCATTCTTTATAAAAATTTTCAAAAGAACCACCTGAATTTTAAAATAATAAAAAATAGTTAAAAATGAAAAATAAATAAATTATTCTTCTTTTTCAAGACCGCACATTTTTCTTAATTTTGCACCGACTTCTTCGATTTGTAATTCTCCTTCGAGTCTTCTCATTGCTTTTAAATGTGCGTGGTTTACTTGTTTTTCAAGAACGAATTCTTTTGTGAATCTTCCGTCTTGGATTTCTTTTAAGATTTCTTTCATTGCAGCTTTTGAATCAGCAGTTACAATTCTGCTTCTTCTTGTAAGTCCACCGTATTCTGCAGTGTTACTTACGTCGTTCCACATGTTTTTGAATCCTTTTTGGTAGATTAAGTCAACGATTAATTTCAATTCGTGGCATGTTTCAAAGTATGCCATTTCTGGTGCGTATCCTGCTTCTACGAGTGTTTCAAATCCTGCTTTGATTAATTCGGTAACTCCACCGCATAAAACAGCTTGTTCACCGAAAAGGTCAGTTTCTGTTTCTTCTTTAAATGTTGTCTGGATAACTCCAGCTCTTGATAAACCGATTCCTTTTGCCATTGCTGAAACAATGTCAAATGCGTTGTTTGTTGCATCTATTTCGATACAGATTAAACCTGGAACACCGAAACCTTCTTCGTATGTTCTTCTAACCATTTTTCCAGGTGATTTTGGAGCAACTAAAACCACGTTAACTCCTTTTGGTGGAACAATGAATCCATAGTGGATGTTAAAACCATGTGAGAAACTGAGTGTTTTTCCTTCTTTGAGGTATGGTTTTATTTGAGCATCGTAAACTTCTGCCTGTAATTCGTCAGGGATTAAGATGTGGATGATGTCAGCTTTTTCAGCAGCTTCTTCGATAGTCATTACATTGTGACCGTCTGCTTTAGCGTTTTCCCACGAAGCTCCATTTTTCCTTAAACCAACAACAACGTTTAATCCACTGTCTTTCATGTTTAAGGACTGTGCTCTTCCTTGACTTCCGTAACCGATTACTGCAATTGTTTTTTCTTTTAAAGCATCTAATTTAAAATCTGAGTCATAGAATACCTTCATTGTCTTCACCTCTAATCTCACAAACTCTTATATTATAATCCTATATAATGTTAACATCGAATACTGATTTGTATCCGCAAATATATTAATTTAGTATAATTAACAGTTAAAATCATGATATTTATAATTTCCCCATTTAACAAACAAAGAACGTAGAACGCTTATTTTTTTAGTAGATATTTAAACATATAAGATGACGATTTTTAAGTGTTATATGAAAAACGATTAACTTATCGTTATTCATTTTGTCGAGATTTTAAGTTTCGAATGAATTTTCCATAACTCCCCAAATGGCATTATTATTTCTGATTGATAGCTTTGAAAGTTGTGCTAGTTTATCTAAAAAAGTAAGTTTTCATACAGTACGTGCTTTTAACTTATGATTTAAGCTTGAATCAGAAAAAACAGTACATTCATTAAATTAATTATTATTTAATAACCACATTAAACTTCTTTTTGATATTTAAACAATAAATTGGAAATTAAACCTTTAAACTATTTATAATATCTTTAATAGAAATATAACCATTGATTTAGATCGGGTGGAATATGGCAGATTCTATGGGCACTCATAAAGATAATTACGACATATTTGGAGATTTTGAGATCGAATCTCTGCCTAATGGTTGTAAAATAGTGGGATATCATGGCAATTTTGGAGATTTAGATATACCTACTGAATATTACGGTAAACCAATAATACATATCGAAGATAATGTTTTTAAATTTAAAAATTTGACGAGTGTGGTTATTCCTAACTCGGTAACCAGTATTGGAGAAGGGGCTTTTTCACATAATCAGTTGAAGAGTTTGGTTATTCCAGATTCTGTGACTAATATTGGGAGAGGTGCTTTCGCATACAACCAGTTGAAGAGTTTGGTTATTCCTAACTCGGTAACCAGTATTGGAGAAGGGGCTTTTTTATACAACGTGTTATCAAATGTGGTTATTCCAGATTCCGTAATTAACATACGTGACGGAAGTTTTTCGAACAACCAGTTGAAGAGTTTGGTTATTCCTAACTCGGTAACTAGTATTGGGAGAGGTGCTTTTTCAAATAATCAGTTGAAGAGTTTGGTTATTCCAGATTCTGTGACTAATATTGGGAGAGGTGCTTTCTCGAACAACCAGTTGAAGAGTTTGGTTATTCCTAACTCGGTAACCAGTATTTTGGAAGGTGCTTTTTCACATAATCAGCTAAAAAACGTAGTTATTCCAGATTCTGTGACTAATATTGGGAGAGGTGCATTTTTATATAACTGGTTATCAGATGTGGTTATTCCAGATTCTGTGACTAATATTGGGAGATGTACCTTTTCACATAACGTTTTTGAAAACGAATCAGATATAAAACTAGGAAATGGATTTAAACGGTATATTATTTTTGACGAAAAGAATGGAACCATCAATGGAACCATTAGTAATATTGTTAAAAATTTAAATATTCCATCAAATATCGAAGGGATACCTGTAACCGCTATCGGGGAAGGGGCTTTTTCAGATGATCATCTGACAAGCGTGATTATTCCAGATTCCGTAAAAATTATCGGGGAAGGTGCTTTTTCACATAACCGGCTTACGAATTTGATTATTCCAGATTCTGTGACTAGTATTGGGAGAGGCGCCTTTTCGTACAATCAATTGGAGAGTGTGGTTATTCCTAACTCGGTAACCCGTATTGGAGTTTTGGCTTTCCATAATAACGAATTGTCAGACATAATTCTTCCAGAGTCCATAACATCCATAGAAAATATGACGTTTTCAGATAATCCCATAAAAACTGTGGTTATTCCAAAGTCCGTAATTAACATTGAAGATGGGGCTTTTACGACCATGCCGATGAGTTCTGAAAACTCCATTAAATTTGAAATTAAATCTATGCCTTATACTTACGCTGAGACGTATGCGAGGATAAATTGTATGCCCTACACAGGAATAACCCCATTAGAAGAATTACAAATTTATGAATCAAATCTTAAAAATTGTGAAAAGTACGTTTCATACCAGTTTGCAGAGAAAACAGATTATGACACTGCTTTAGAATGGTACAATTTAGCACGAAATGAACAAGATTATTCTAAAAAATACGAATATTGCAAAGAAGCACTCATCATATATCTAGAACTTTTGAATTCGAACCCATCAGATATCGATGTCCTTTATAATGCCGGGGTAGTGTATTATGCCCTACAAGAGTATGCCAAATGTAGGGCTATTTTATTAAAGTTACTTAAAATTAACAACACCCATGAAAAAGCTCTACAGCTTAGATTATTGTGTGAACAGGCAATTGAGCTTTTTAAAGTTGAACATAAGTAATTAAAAAAGTTATTTTTCAATAACTTCCAAAAACTCCCTCTTTGTATACATTTTATTATTTTTTGATTCTTTAAACTTAACATCCAACATTAAAAACGATTATACGAATAAAAGCCATCAATTGATGGATATATAGAAATAAAATAAACCCTTAATGGCATCTAGACTTGGTCATGATATCGAATAAATTACGATGAAAAGCGCAATTAATGTTACGGTGATTACAATGAATACGGGGTCGGTTTGGCTAAAAAAGACTCTTTGGAAACTTACAAAATTTTCAGAGGATTATTTCGCAATGCTTGTTATTTTAGGATCAATTATCGGTTTTTTAAATCCTGATTTATTTGGATGGTCACTGCCCCATATTTCACTTATTCTTGGAATTATCATGTTTGGAATGGGAATGACACTAAATAAAGATGACTTTAAAACAGTTTTGAAAAGACCTTTTGACGTAGTTTTTGGAACAGCTTTACAGTTTATTTTAATGCCGTTACTTGCTTTTTTTGTAGTTACGCTACTTAATTTACCAGGGGAACTTGCAATAGGCGTAATTTTGCTTGGTGCATGCCCCGGAGGAACTGCATCAAACGTGATAACTTATCTTGCAAAAGGAGACGTCGCACTCTCGGTTGCAATCACAACATTCTCAACACTTATTGCACCGTTAATGACACCCATACTTGTACTCGGGTTTGCAGGATCGTGGATAGATGTTTCAGCATACTCGATGTTTCTTTCAATTTTAAAAATTGTATTGATCCCAGTAATTCTTGGAGTTATTATCAACAATTTATTTGGAAAAAAAATAGATTCAATACGACAGATTTTGCCATTAATCTCTGTTGCTGCAATAGTTTTAATCGTTAGTGCGATAATAGGAGTTAATTCAGAAAAAATAATATCTTCAGGAGTTTTTGCTTTACTTGCAGTAATTTTACATAATGCATTTGGTCTTTTATTTGGATATATCGGATCAAAACTCGTTGGAATGGATGAAAAAAAATCAAGAGCAATTACAATAGAAGTTGGGGTTCAAAATTCAGGACTTGCGGTAGCACTTGCAACAATTTACTTCAACCCGCTTGCAGCAGTTCCCGGAGCAATTTTTAGTGTTTGGCATAATATTACCGGGCCAATATTAGCAAATTACTGGTCTAAAAAAGATAAAAATAAGCTTTTGGCATAATTTTCAGATTATAAATTATCTATAAATTTTTTTAAATCTAAAAAATTCTCTGGTTTTACATATATTCTAAACCAGTCATCCTCGAAACCCCAAAATATCGAAGGTATTTTCTTTTCATTTAATAATAAATAACCATAAAAAAGTCTCGATAATTTATCCAAAATATCAATTTCTCTAAATTCAGATATTAATTCAATTTTATCGTTTCCATAAGGTGCCCTAACTCCAAATATCCCCAATTTCTCAGAATGTACATCTTGAAACACCAAAGTATCGTAATTGCATAATTTTAAAAAGTATGCATTTAGTGTATTCATTGAAATATCATTCCTTCACACATCCACTCTTCATAAACACATACCTCTTTAAAAGGATGATTTCTCGATACGATATTTTCCCAAATCTGATTTAAGGGCGCTTTTAAATAATAAGTTCTGGTTTTTATATCCTCACCATTCATGAGTTCCACCTAAAAAGATCCCCTAACATAATTAAAACTAAAAGAATCGAATAGTTCAAAAGTTTAAACGCAATAATATATCCGACATCCTTGAATATATATTATTTGGGTAATCTAATCTTTAAAATTAATTTATACGATTAATTGGAGTTAATACGAAAAAAGAGAAAAAAATAATAGTAAAGTGCCATAAAATTAGTTTGGTATCGTCTTAATAAATCATATCCCACAATGGTTTTGGAATGCCGTAAACGAGTATTTCTTTTATTATGGATTCTTTTAAGCTCGATTCTACACGTTTTTCACAAGTGTTATGAACCTGTAATTTTTTTGGCACCCCTCCTGAATTATTCGATATAACACATCAGCACATTTATTTTCCCCAACTATTGATTTTGCAGTTAAGAGCGTGTTTTCATCAAGACCCTGAATTTTTTTTTCTATTTCATCGTCCTGATATCTGATATCATATTGCATATTCTCCCCCGTAATACCCGCCAAATTAATAGATTATTTTGAAATTTCTTACCGATTCATTATTTTTTAATGTTGTTGTGAACATTTAAAAATTTCTTTAATGGGTAATATATAATTATCGAAAAAGCATGCTTAATTATTTAAATTTTAAAAATCATAAATAATATTAGGTCATGATCTTCGATTTTATCCAAATTTCCGTTTTTTATGGTTATTGGTGATCTGAAGATTATTTCCTGTGACACTCTCTATTTCAGCTAAATTAGCTCGATGAGATAAAGTATTGTTTTTGGAGCCCCCCTTCAAAAATACTCAATTCCATATTTTTATTTTTTTGAAAAAAGGTTTAGTTAATTATAAAGTTTAAAAAAGAAAATTTATGCTTTATTTGATTTTAAGATTTTAGAACCCCTCATGAGTGCGGTGAGTCCAGTTCTTGCGATTTCTTTGATACCCATTGGCCTTACAAGGTCTAAAAATGCGTTTACTTTCTGTTCGTCACCTGTAATTTCAACGGTTAGTGTTTCAGTGCTTAAATCGATGATTTTTCCCCTAAATATGTTTGCATACTGGATTACCTGAGATTTACTATCCTCAGTTGGAGCATAAACTTTTACAAGACATAATTCTCGTTGTACTGACTTTTTACTATTTAAATCAGTTACTTTTATAACTTCGACGAGTTTATTCAACTGTTTTACAACCTGTTCGAGTACAGTGTCGTCCCCCTGAACAACAATAGTCATTCTTGCTACATCTGGGTTTTCAGTACTTCCAACAGTCATGCTTGAAATGTTAAACCATCTTCTGGTAAATAAACCTGAAATTCTCTGGAGTACACCTGGCTTGTGTAAAACCAGAACTGAAATGATGTGTTTGTGTTCCATGATAATCACCCGATTAGACCTTAGGATTAAGTATTTTTTTCATTTCGCTAAAGCATTGAGCTTTTGGAGTTGGTTCCTGTCTTTCCGGGAATAATATATTTGTCATGTTTCCTCCAGGGGGTACCATGTGTAGTGCTTCTGCCGGGTCGATTATAATATCAATTAAATATGGTTTTCCACTGTTTAATGCAGTTTTAAAGGCTTCGTTTATATCTTCAGGTTTTTCAACCCTCGAAGCATCGATCCCATAACTTTCTGCAAGTTTTATGAAGTCAGGTGTTTCTCCAAGGTGCACTGCACACTGGCGCTTTCCATAATAAAGATTCTGCCACTGGTAAACCATTCCAAGTGTCCTGTTATCAAATATTACAACAATAACGGGTATTTCATATTCTGCAATTGTAGCAAGTTCCTGTGAATTCATTAAAAATCCACCATCCCCCGTTACTGCAATTACGTTTGCATCGGGCCTTGCAAATTTAGCACCAATTGCTGCAGGGAATCCGAATCCCATTGTACCTTGCCCCCCTGATGAAATGAATGATTTTGGAGCGCTTGTTTGGAAGTAGTGTGCCATCCACATCTGATTTTGACCTACATCTGTTGTAAGAACTGTGTTTGTCAAACTTGGATCGACTTCTCGAATTGCGTTCATCATTTCTTTGATAACTTTCTGAGGCTTTATTGGGGTGTTGTCAAACTCCATTATCGGAAGTGACTTTTTCTGAAGTTTTTTAACATTTTCCATCCATTCTGTCTTATTAGCAATTTCTTTTTTCATTAAATAAATCAATATATCTTTTAAAATTGCTTTTGCATCCCCAACGATTGGAATATCTACCCTAACGTTCTTTCCAATTTCTGCGGGGTCTATATCAATATGAATAATCTTTGCATTGGGTGCAAATGTAGAAATGTCTCCAGTAATCCGATCTGAAAACCTGCATCCAATTGCAATTAAAACATCACTTTCGTAAACTGAGTAGTTAGAAGCTTGTGTTCCGTGCATTCCAACTAAACCGAGTGCAAGAGAGTGCTCTTCAGGGAAAACTCCCTTACCCATTAAAGTAGTGCATGCAGGGATTTGAGCGTATTCTGATAATTTTATAAGTTCTGGTGTTGCATTTGCAATTTGAACGCCACCGCCTGCAATAATAACAGGTCTTTGTGCGATTTTCATCAATTCCACTGCTTTTTTAATCTGTAATGGGTGTCCAAACTTGGTTGGTTTGTAGCCTTGAAGATTAATTTCTGCAGGAATTGGATATTTTTCTAAGTCTAATTCGTTATCCTGAACATCTTTTGGTAGATCGACATGAACTGCACCAGGTCTTCCGGTTTTTGCAATTTCAAATGCTTTTCTAAATATTTTTGGAATTTCGCTTGTTTTTTGAATCTGGAAATTGTGTTTTGTAATCTGCATGAAAATTCCAAGTGCATCAATTTCCTGAAATGCATCATTTCCGATTAATTTTGTTGGAACCTGTCCAGTTAATGCAACTACGGGAGAAGAATCTGCATGTGCGGTTGCAACTCCTGTAACAAGATTTGTAGCTCCTGGTCCAGACGTAGCAACACAAACTCCAACATTCCCACTTGCTCTTGCGTATCCGTCTGCCGCGTGTGCTGCAGCCTGTTCATGCCTTGTTAAAATGTGTACAAGGTCACTGTGGTACAGTGCATCGTAAAAGGGAAGTAATTGGCCCCCAGGGTATCCAAAGAGGACCTTCACATTTTCCGCTTCTAGGGCCTTCATCATAGCCTCTGCTCCTTTCATGAGATCACCAAGTAATAAAAACGTAATGGATTTGAAATTAATTCGTTTCTAGTTTATTAACTCAAAATCTTATATAAATATTATGAAAACATAAAATGGTTTAAAATCTGTCTGTTCGAATTATTTCTCATCCGCCATATATTAAATTAATCAAGTGAAATTATGATTTTAGGTATTTGCGATGGCCACAATTCAAGTGCATCATTGATCGATGAAAAAGAAATCATTTACGCAGCAAGCGAAGAAAGATTTACAAGAAAAAAGAATTTTAGAGGATATCCTGCAAATTCCATCGATTACGGAATTAATTCTTTTGTAAGTGAAAAGGATGAATTGTCAGCAATTACTGTTGGCGGGCAGTTTAGAAAGGGAGAAAGACTGAAAAAACTCAAAATACTTCAAGAAAATTTAGAAATTCCAATGTACTACTTTAACCATCATTTATGCCATGCTGCAAGCTATAAGCTATCAGATTTTAAAGAATGTTTGATTTTAACAATGGATGGTGGAGGGGATGGACTTTCTTCAACAGTATCTATTGGAAACGGTTCAAAAATAGAAACTATTGCTCAAAGTGATTTAATTGATTCCGTAGGAGATTTTTACGCATCAATTACCGAATTACTTGGATTTAAACCAATGGAAGACGAAGGAAAAGTAATGAGTCTTTCGAGTTTTGAATCGGATGATTCCAAAATTAATCTCGATATTATTGATTATAATGAAAAAACTAAATCTTTTAAGAATTATCTCGGAGTAATCGGTTCTGAATCAACAAAAGCATTGAAAAGAATTTTAGATTATTCAACCCCAAATAAGTCATATGATATTCAAATTTCAAAGTTTGTCCAAAGTAAATTAGAAGAAGTTGTTTTAAAACTTTTAAAGCAGTTTGTGGAAGAAACTGGAATTAAAAATATTGTATTTAGTGGAGGGGTTGCACAAAACGTTAAACTAAATAAACAAATAATCGAACAGGACTTTGTAGATAACTTGTACGTCCCCCCATTTACAGGAGATGAAGGATTATCCATTGGATCGTCGATTTTGTGCTCAAAACACGATTTTGATTTAAAAAATACATATTTAGGTTATGAAATTGATAATTGTAATGTTGAAAAAATTGTGGATTTGGAAAAAAATTTTAAAGTTCAGTATATTGAAGAAAATGATATTTCTGAGAGCGTTGGGAAATTAATTTCAGAAAATAAACTTGTCTGCGTTTCGAGAGAAAAAATGGAATTTGGACCGCGTGCTCTTGGAAATAGGAGCATTTTAGGACTTCCGACAAATGAAAATGCGAAAAAACTTGCAAAAACTCTAAAAAGAAATTCATTCATGCCCTATGCCCCAACAATTCTAGATGAATACTCTGAAAGTTATTTAAAAAACAAAAAATACAGTCCGTACATGACCATGCTCTTTGATTGCTTTGAATCTAAAAAAAGTGAAATTGAAGGAACCGTTCATGTTGATGGAACTACACGGGCGCAAACATTGAAAAAAGAATTCAATGGAACTTTTTATAACACCATTAATTTTTTAAACGATGCAACACAAATTCCTGCAGTTTTGAACACCAGTTTTAATTTACACGGTGAACCTATTGTTTGCAATGAAATTGATGCCATAAATTCGTTTAAAAAAGTGGGAGATTATTTACTACTTGGAAATTATTTAATCGAAAAACTTGATTAGGAGAATATTTATGATTACAATTGATGGAAGTTATCTCGAAGGTGGGGGGCAAATTGTAAGAACCGCAGTTTCTCTTTCTGCAATAACTAAAAAGCCAGTTAAAATCATAAATATTCGAAAAAATAGGAAAAATTCAGGGTTGTCAAACCAGCATATTGCATGTGTAAATGCAATTTCAAAAATCTGTAATGCAAAAGTCGAAGGGCTTTTAAAAAGCTCTGAAACCTTGGTTTTTTATCCTGGAGACATTATTTCTGAAAATTTCGAAATAGATATTAAAACTGCTGGAAGCATTTCTCTTGTTATTCAGTCATTACTACCGATTGCTCTTGCAATAGACAAAAATATTGAAATTACACTGATTGGAGGAACAAATGTTGAATTTTCACCACCAATTGATTATATTAAAAATGTAACGTTGAAATTTTTAGAAAATATTGGAATTAATTCTGAAATAAATATTATTGAACGTGGATTTTTCCCTGAAGGTGGCGGAACTGTTAAAATAACAATAAAACCTTCAAAAATCATTCCATTTGAATTAATTGAAAATAAAAGTATAGAGCTTAAAGGAATTATTTTTAACCAGAACCTCGATGAAAATATTT
This DNA window, taken from Methanococcus maripaludis, encodes the following:
- a CDS encoding radical SAM protein, translating into MKEDKMSKFAHITSVHPCYNEKLHHKIGRVHLPVAPKCNIACRFCKRCIGKESVCEDRPGVSHHIMKPAEVENYLNGLLEESPNIKVAGIAGPGDSLFNEETFETLAIIQEKFPDLVRCLSTNGLLLPKYAERLADLGVKTVTVTVNAVDPKIQAQIVDWVYYEGKVYRGEEGAEILIKNQIEGVKKLAELGVAVKINTVLIPEINMDHIVEIAKTFEKDAFIHNVIPLIPMYKMENLRKPTCDEISGVRDSAEEYLHQFRACQQCRADAVGLVTEHKTIGEKGKELNIYDLKHFSH
- a CDS encoding ACT domain-containing protein: MENVVITVVGVDKPGIVAAVTKVLAENSANIVDIRQTIMEDLFTMIMLVDISKISSDFSELNAALDKLGSEIGVKINVQHENIFKYMHRI
- a CDS encoding methanogenesis marker 17 protein; this translates as MAYIDVECNDEAGKAIYERIIQTSLEDLVLGKSIIKTKMICKQDVPYFIIGILPKSTSKLIRLRDIATIDEAKESNGKKITKLIIDDETYATELLSKINVMDQPSRFEIVTDSEVDLNMVIHDAKDDFVDRVLDFMNRVFPEGMRVRKTIRDKTVVMVASEKPIEEEWMNEAIKLQEELKNFK
- a CDS encoding MoaD/ThiS family protein, translated to MKIFIKNAGEMSEIELPENAKLRDFIEKMKIKDNLVVRNGEILSETDTLSENDTLRLVPIVSGG
- the ilvC gene encoding ketol-acid reductoisomerase, translated to MKVFYDSDFKLDALKEKTIAVIGYGSQGRAQSLNMKDSGLNVVVGLRKNGASWENAKADGHNVMTIEEAAEKADIIHILIPDELQAEVYDAQIKPYLKEGKTLSFSHGFNIHYGFIVPPKGVNVVLVAPKSPGKMVRRTYEEGFGVPGLICIEIDATNNAFDIVSAMAKGIGLSRAGVIQTTFKEETETDLFGEQAVLCGGVTELIKAGFETLVEAGYAPEMAYFETCHELKLIVDLIYQKGFKNMWNDVSNTAEYGGLTRRSRIVTADSKAAMKEILKEIQDGRFTKEFVLEKQVNHAHLKAMRRLEGELQIEEVGAKLRKMCGLEKEE
- a CDS encoding leucine-rich repeat protein; protein product: MADSMGTHKDNYDIFGDFEIESLPNGCKIVGYHGNFGDLDIPTEYYGKPIIHIEDNVFKFKNLTSVVIPNSVTSIGEGAFSHNQLKSLVIPDSVTNIGRGAFAYNQLKSLVIPNSVTSIGEGAFLYNVLSNVVIPDSVINIRDGSFSNNQLKSLVIPNSVTSIGRGAFSNNQLKSLVIPDSVTNIGRGAFSNNQLKSLVIPNSVTSILEGAFSHNQLKNVVIPDSVTNIGRGAFLYNWLSDVVIPDSVTNIGRCTFSHNVFENESDIKLGNGFKRYIIFDEKNGTINGTISNIVKNLNIPSNIEGIPVTAIGEGAFSDDHLTSVIIPDSVKIIGEGAFSHNRLTNLIIPDSVTSIGRGAFSYNQLESVVIPNSVTRIGVLAFHNNELSDIILPESITSIENMTFSDNPIKTVVIPKSVINIEDGAFTTMPMSSENSIKFEIKSMPYTYAETYARINCMPYTGITPLEELQIYESNLKNCEKYVSYQFAEKTDYDTALEWYNLARNEQDYSKKYEYCKEALIIYLELLNSNPSDIDVLYNAGVVYYALQEYAKCRAILLKLLKINNTHEKALQLRLLCEQAIELFKVEHK
- a CDS encoding bile acid:sodium symporter family protein is translated as MNTGSVWLKKTLWKLTKFSEDYFAMLVILGSIIGFLNPDLFGWSLPHISLILGIIMFGMGMTLNKDDFKTVLKRPFDVVFGTALQFILMPLLAFFVVTLLNLPGELAIGVILLGACPGGTASNVITYLAKGDVALSVAITTFSTLIAPLMTPILVLGFAGSWIDVSAYSMFLSILKIVLIPVILGVIINNLFGKKIDSIRQILPLISVAAIVLIVSAIIGVNSEKIISSGVFALLAVILHNAFGLLFGYIGSKLVGMDEKKSRAITIEVGVQNSGLAVALATIYFNPLAAVPGAIFSVWHNITGPILANYWSKKDKNKLLA
- the ilvN gene encoding acetolactate synthase small subunit — encoded protein: MEHKHIISVLVLHKPGVLQRISGLFTRRWFNISSMTVGSTENPDVARMTIVVQGDDTVLEQVVKQLNKLVEVIKVTDLNSKKSVQRELCLVKVYAPTEDSKSQVIQYANIFRGKIIDLSTETLTVEITGDEQKVNAFLDLVRPMGIKEIARTGLTALMRGSKILKSNKA